Within Wyeomyia smithii strain HCP4-BCI-WySm-NY-G18 chromosome 2, ASM2978416v1, whole genome shotgun sequence, the genomic segment TAATGTTAACTAGATGCTTTCTACTCAAGGAAACTTGATCATTAAAAAAACGCTACCTTAAGTCATGTGTAACAAACAAGAATGTTTCCGAATACAATCAAACATTGCACAATACACATAACATTTTGGCCTAATGCGATAAATTGAGACTCCTTACAATCAAATTTATTTATCAGAGATATGTACCTACATTTAACTTTGCTGCAATTTTCCCGTACGGCCAGACACATCAAGCCAATCTGGTTGCGATGGTGACGTACCATAATTTCAGCCCCCGTCCAGCAAACATTCTCCACCCTCAGCCCGTGTGCAATgcagtttttattttaaaccGCCACCTTCGCTCAACAGACACGACAACCGAACACTGCACGAGGCAGCTTGAAGCAGcagcaacaaaaataaaaacagaaagaaaaaaatccatTCGCCGAAAAGCAAATAAATAAGTCAAGTATAAGTTTTACCGAGTTTTTCCAACAAAATTAACGAAAGACTGACGCGTGGGATAAGACGACCGGAAACGGCACCGGCACTGAGTACCGGGGAGGGATGTGTGTTGGTGTGTGCATTTATTTTTCCTCCCTTCGCCCAGTGTGAGCCATTCCTTCTTATTCGATCTCCGGTGGCAGAAGTGTGAGACGGATGCACTTGATGTGTGCACCGTACCGGGTTCCCTCTAGTCCACCATTCTTCACCGTGGGGAAAAGTTGCATGCGGTTACGAAATCGTGAATGTGAAATGTGTGTTCGTTTGCTTCTGAAATGTGCTCCACGCCACAACAGTAAGGATGCTGGCAACGGCAaggatgacgacgacgacgaggaCGACGGTGATGATACAGATAATGTTGATGGTGATGATGCTGGCGATGAGAATGCAAGACGTTTTAAGGCTCTACTGGTGGAAAGGATAAGAAGGAAAAAAGTATAAATACACGAGCTGCCGAGGCGGAACATATGTTTGTTGCGAGGAAAAACTGTTTTGCACTTTTCGATGCAAATGCAGATGGGGAAAAAATCTACATTAAACAGCACTCAGATGTGTGTGAGGAGATGCAGCAGAGAAGGTGAAGCAGTGAGTGGGGTTtattaaaactgaataaaacatTTCTAATTAAGTTTATTTTTCTCGACTCGACTTGAGTGTTGATGTTTTTCTTGTGTGGAAAAGCTTGTTAAATGTAGGGAAGTAATGTTCTAATTGATGATGCTTCTGGGGTGGAATGGACTTGATAACATGGGTTCCTCGATGATGAGGGTGCAGTTGcagttatatttttttacacTTCATGCAGGAAAAATAATGATTATTGAGAGAAAACTCAGCGGAGTTTTTATGACCCAtcgtttaaattattattttaaaccGATGGGAAAAATCAATGctctaaacaaaatttttcgaaaacaaacAAAGACTGGAAATGTGCTTTTACTGTTTGCACAaagtttattagtttttttgtttcatttattttccGGTGGCCTATTCCGCTACTATTCTGCCAATAACCGACGTCTGGGAAGATGCCTCTGCGCCGGGACCAACCTGTGGTCATTTCCGTTCTAGTTCTCCATGCAAAAGAAAGCgagatttcaaaatatttttcaccccAGAAAATCATTCAGCGTCGGCTAGGATAGAACCTTAACGGTTTGTGTtggttgaagtataaaataGAAGCAGCAGGAATGAAGCAGATATGGAGAATTAATAAGATAAAAGTAGAAATACAgcaaactattttaaaaatggAAGAATCGAAACCTTTTAATgtccaaaagaaaaaaatcatcccAAAATGTTGTATATAGGTTTTAATTCCAGTTTACATTTGTGTTTAATGATAAATTTGACAAATTGTAAAATTGGGTTTCTACTTAGGTTTATACTTGAATGTGTATTCTTATTgcatttgaatttggatttggatCTGAGTTTGAGTTTTAGTTTTGTGTCATGCTAGAATTTCGGTATTCGTAtatatttttagtttgaataaaattccagttAAATTGAACTTTATGATGAAAACTGAATGTAGTTATAGATTTACTGGTATTATAAGGTAGCTATTTGTGAATGAGTATTCGAATTTATGTTCTAATTAGCATAAGAATGTTTGATTGATGTGCCAATGGATTTATGGAgatttgttgtttatttgtttatttgtaaaaaatacaTCAACAGGCCTTGTGGCCTCACTGATTTTCTCAATCTGAGTGCTACGTGCTAATGTTAGAAATCGTTTCTTCAGTATCTCGCGGCTGGCGTCAAAGTCGAAACATGATGCGTAACGGTTAAAAAGGCGCCGGTTATTGTGCCGAAGCTACTGTAGTTTGTTCGCCAACTTTGCAAGTGAAGAAACAGGCTATTTCGCAACATACGTGGTCTGACATAGATGttaagtttttcgaaaatcgcCAGACAATCTATCCGTGAAGTCAATACGTCCGTGATGAATATAGCTCTGATAACATCCCGACGAATTTGTAGGGTGTCTAAATCGATAAGCCTGCAACGCTGTTCGTAGCTTGGTAGTTAAAAGGGGTCAGTCCACGGTAGTCTACGGAGAGCAAAGCGAATGAACCGTCGTTGTACTGCTTCGATTCTGCTTACTCCGTTCAGGTAGTAGGGACTCCACACTGAAGCGCAGTATTCTAAGCTAGATCGTACCAAAGCGCAATATAGAGATTTTAGACAATAAATGTAGCTAAAATTTGTTGCAATGCGCATTATGAATCCCAGGTTCCTGCTGGCCTTGTCGACGGTGAAAGTCATGTGTTGTTtgaatgtgattttggagtttAGCAGTACTCCTAACACAGTTTGTGCGTCGTAGAGGTGTATTTGATAACTTATAATCAAAAGTCACTGGGCTAAGCTTCCTTGAGAACGTTATAATCTCACATTTGTCGACGTTCAATTGCATGCGATTGTCGACACACCATTTCGCGAAAATCGATGACTGCTCCTGGAGCGCAGCGGCATCTGATGGGACCTTCACTTTTGCAAACAGCTTCAGATCGTCGGCGAAGGACAGTCGAGGGCCCTGCAGCCAGAAGTTGACATCGTTCAGGTGAATAAGAAAACTCAGTGGCCCGAGGTGGCTACCTTGAGGGATGCCGGAATGAGCGGAAAACAAATTCGAAGAAACTCCGTCGATGTTCACTGCTAATCGCCGATCAGTCAAGTAGGATTTAAACCATAGTAGTAGGGGGCCTCCAATGCCGAGCGTTTCAAGCTTCGCAACGGCGATCTCGTGATTCAGTTTGTCAAAGGCGGCGGAAAGGTCCGTGTAGATAACGTCCGTCTGAGACTGGTCGTCGAAGCTGTTCATTACGTAAGATGTGAGCGACAGGAGATTCGTGGCCGTAGATCGCTTGGGCATGAAACCGTGTTGTTCGTCTGCGATGTACTGCTTGAAGAACGAGAAAGTGGGTTCGAACACGCTGAGCTCAAAAAGCTTCGGGATAGAGCAAAGCGCTGAGATTCCTCGATAGTTATTAACGTTTCTTCTGTTCTCTTTCTTatgtactggaaacatgtatGCCGATTTCCAGATCGAGGGGAAAACACCCGAGCTGATGGATTTATTGGAGAGATTACTCATTGGAGCAGCCAGACTACTGATACAGTTTTTCAGGAAAAAGGACGGTATGCCATCTGGCCCAGCGGATATGGAAGACCTGAGCTTCGAGGCGGCTAATGTAACCATGCTAACGTCGATGGAAATGTTAGTCAATGCATGACCGAGAAAAGGAACACGTGCCGTCGCAGAAGTAATTTCGTCCGTCATTAACCTTTCGTCTACAAACACGCTAGAGAATTTCCGCGAAAATAGTTGGCAGATCTGTTCGACACTATTCGCTGTATCACCGTCTAAGAACATGCTTGGTGGTAGGCCGCCGTCTTTTCGCTGTTCGTTTACATATTTCCAAAATGATTTGGGGTTACGTTTGAGCTTACGCTCGACATTCCGAAGGAAGCCTCGAAAACAGGAACGACTTAGCTGTTTATAGCGAGTGTTGATCGATAGGTAGTGGTTCCGTAGAGGTAGAGTTCTGTATTTTGGGAACCTTCTCAAGGCCGCTTTCCTCTCTGATTTCAGACGTCGTAGCGTAGTGTTCAGCCAGGGCAATCGCTGTTGATCGGAGTAAGTTTTTATCGGTACATGTCGATCAATGACGTAATTAGGAATATGGGAAAAAGTTAAGGCGGCGGCATTGACGTCGTCTGTGTCCAGAACCGTATTCCAGTCGGTTTCAGACAACAATACGTTGATATTATCGAAATCGGCGTGGGCGAAATCGTAGTAAACGGATGTCGTTGCCGTAGTCTCGGCACAGGAGATTTTCTGATGGACAGACACCAGCGAGGCCGGGTGATACAGGACGTGTTTAACGAGCGGAGAAGGAGCCAATGTAACTTCAGGAGCTTGGCAGCGCACAGTAGCGAAACAGAGATCCAAAAAGCGCCCATTTTCGTTGGTGATTCTGTTGCATTGCTGAAGAGTAGCGGTACTGTAGCCATCTAGCAATTCGTTAGTGGCTGGTGACAAGCTGAGCGAGCCAAAATCGGCGTACATGAAACCATTATCCCGCTCTTGCCAAGTGATACCAGGTAAATTAAAATCGCCTAAGATAATAACGTCATCCACCGCGGACGTCTGCGAGATGATGGTGTTAAGCGAAGACATGTGTGCGCGAAGAAAGTCTGTATCGCGGGTACGATCAGGAGAAACATAGACAGCACACAAAAATAACGTGCGGTCCACGAGTTTAATTGTTGCCCACACCTGTTCGGCGGTCGACCAATCATCGTGTTCGAGAATAGAAGCACTGAAATGACGGTGAACTGCGATCAAAACTCCACCACCAGAAGTTTCGCGACTATTTTTAAGGTTCCGGTCACAACGAAAAACTTCGTAATTGGGTCCGAAGATTTGACTAGATAGTGTTCGATTGTCGAGCCAGGATTCGTTCAGAAGAATGATGTCATATGGACTGTCGGCGCATGCTAGTAAGTAGTCGGAGACGCTAGCGTTCATACCACCCACGTTTTGGTAATAAAGATGTATATCATGTCCATGGTCAAGAACGTTATTCGTCTTCGGATTGGTCGACGGGCTAAAAACGGATTGCGAATCAGTGGATGGTCTAGGGTTAACGTTTGCGCACTTGCCTAATCTGGGATTTTGGATGCTCCGTCCCTCGCATCCGCACGCAGGACCGGGACGACTGGTGGCCGCTGGCTGGAAATGCTCGACTGCGGCGGGGAGGTAGAGAGCATCCTTCGATGCGTCCCGGTGTCACGTTGAATGTTGAAGTGTCAGTTGAGGAAAGATGTCGTCTTGTGAGAGTGCTGTGATGGTAGCGAGAGTCAGTGATTTTATCGTCCAGGAGCGATAAGTCAGTTGTCGGTGGGCTGGAAACGCATAGCGCATCAACAAATGAAGGATTGCTAACAAATTCATACTTGCCGCAGACATCGATCTGGAAGTTCCGTTCCCCTAACCCACACGCAGGACCGGGACGACTGATGAACGCTGGCGGGAAATGCTCGACTGCTGAGGCGGGGTCGGGAACTTCCATGATGCTGATAACGTTGCGTCTCGGTGATGGAGCGTGGTTGATTAGGGTTCGTCTATTGCAGATGCTTGTATTGAAGCGCTGTCCGACGCAGTTTCTCCAAAAGGGGCGGGCGGAACAGGGGTAGCGGATGCAGTCCCAGTAGCAATGTTCCCGTTGGGAATTGTTACAGGAGTGGCTGGGAAAGCAGAGGTGGTGGGAGGTAACCAAACTGTGGAGTTGCCTCGTGTGTTGGCGAATTCCCTAAAAACGAACCCTTGTGGCCAAGTACCAGGACTCAAGGCAATGGCTTTGTGTTCAGGGGGAACACCAACCTCGAACGAAACAAAGTTCAGTGGCTGAAGATCAGTTCCTTTTTTACCAGAGAGACGACTCTGATTGCATCCCGTGTCTCTAGTCCATCCCTGACTAGTTTCTCAACGACATCGACGGTCACGGTAGGGTGAAAACGTGAGAGGTATACCCAAAATAAATCAGGTGGAGAATTAGCCACTAGCCTGTCATGATTTTCAACGTGTCTAGTACCAACAGCCGGTTCGATTGGAGTCTCTCCCTCGCCGCGACGACGCTTAGCGGGACGGTCTCGATTTGGTATTCGCACCGGGGTTGCAGCGATTACCTTATCGGCAAGTTTAGCTACATGCTGATTGTTTTTAACAATTTCGTCCTTGAGTTCCGGAAAACTGTGCAATGGATCGTCAAGGACAGTAGCGACCACGTTCCCGAGGGATGAAACGACACTTTTGAATCGGGTATATCTCATTAGTTTAACGCACTCATCGCACATTCAAAACAGGTTGTGTTTCTCTCGGCGCGTTTAAGAAGTTCATCTTCCTTCTTGACGGATTTTGCACAGCGGTCACAGGGAGCCAAATCAGTCATAGTTGCCCGATAAATTAGTAAAGTCAGATAAGCGTGTAAATATTCAAACAGATTAAAACTCGCGTGAAGATGCTCTTAATCCAGATAACCTAATACAAGAGCAAGTGGCGAATGAATAGAGTCAAATAGGTAAACAAGCTATCTGAGCGGGAAAATTTCGCAAATTAATCGAGAAAAATCACTTCACTATGGGGCAATTTTTAATTTCACTACTCTCGGGCGGTGAAGAAGGTGTTTATGCACTTAGCACGGAGCACAGGTAACAGCAAAAGCACAAACGACGTAATATATTAGAAGAAATATCGCAAGCTTTAAAAACACGACAGTCTAATACATACATACAACTCTTACTTGTGTTATGGATTTTAACTTAAATTAACGCTCGAATTTAAATCTAGATTAGAATCTGaaatttgatttgaatttaTAATTGAGGAGAGATTTGGATAGAAAAATaagtttggatttggatttaaaATTAGCGTTAGATTTGCATTTGCGCCTAGATTTGAATCAAATTTTTGTTCGGATCTTCTTCTCAATAAGTTAACagttaaaattttaattttagtgGAGGTTTCAGATCCCAGTTCAAATTTGGGTTCAATTTAATCTtgtatttgttatttttgcctttctcctaaaaatgtatagcaatcactgttcgacgagctgagcattttctttatgtgtgtgtaggtgtgtgtgcgcgtgtgtgtgtatgtgcaatttttcaatctcactcgatttcctcagagatggcagaaacgattttcaaaaaaatactctcaaatgaaaggtctagttgccccataaaaccctattaaattttatcgtaatcggatttgtagtttgtatgttattcatcaaaatgtaaaaatcacgaaacatcataatttcagaaactacacaaccgattttacaaaattgattttaaatgaacggactaccaaaaaacccttaacttctaagttttataaagattggacatgtggttcaaaagcaaTGGAAGAAGATGTGTTCTGAaggctatttaatctcactcaggtttctcagagatggctgaaccgatttttacaaaattagtgtcaaacctGCCTCATAAcaacctattgaattttacttaaATCGAATTGTGGAAGTcaggggttaactgatgaactttatgattgaacacgtggttcaaaagttgtaaaaagaaagtcatatttggaatagaaaaaaatccctGTATAAACTATCgaatctaaaacgacattttatcgaatgatatataatccTGTCTATACTTAATCGAGTTTAACccaaatatgagtacagtgacgtttcgatcataccacgatagaaaaaaaatattgcgtcacatatttgaaacatatttttttatgttaatgtatgttcatatgtgtttgaatgttatgttttaaatgttcggtatagtttcactgttggcttccaaaaatttgttatgtgGAGTAATAAATAAATCCAGAAAATATTACCagggtgtatttttttcttaaaagtgaagtgttcgtgtaaatatattttaacatataataactTTAattagaaaggctgggtctcaccgctaagtggattgatttaggttttttttgttttattttgttttgtttttaaaatttggttTGAATTTCAATGTGAATTTCAAGTATTTGTAATTTTCGATTCCTGTTGGGATTTCGATATCCTATAGGCACTTGGAATTCGGTTTGATCCtgaatttgaatttaaatttgtttttttttcggttttttatgCCCAGTTTCTTAGATTTGCATAAAACTTCGAAAACTGATGTTATCTTGAACACGTACGTGCGGATAAAATAACGACCGCCCGGAATAAAATATGTTGCTAGATTGATTTAATTAAACAAATTCTATTTAAACCTAACCTTCTCAATCCCCGTAGGAAAACAATTCTCTTTTTCGAGTTTTCTCTTTGTCATTCTCTAGCTTTTTTATTCTTGACTTTGTGCTAGTCACCTATAGTTACCATGAAAGAAAACTTTCTCGCTACTTTTTATTGTCACCTACTTTTTTCGCTACCATtgtctagtatcagcagttTATTCTGGTGATGGAATTTCGAGAAAATATactttttctgagaaaaaaaactttttcacgcAACAGAAGGCTGCTTCGAATGTGTGTTTGTCTGTGAGAATGGAGTTTTGTGACTATACCAGGTCCTAGGGAGGAGGCTGCTGCACGATtgagctaatttttttttcgagtttgaAAAGCTGATTTCTATTGGTACCCTACGGTTTATGTCATACAAAAAACATCAATTCAAATATTGTTCTCAAATTGAACTGAACTACGCAACAATTTGAGCAACGCAACTGAACTACGCGAGGAAACACTTCAGTTTTTAcgcgaaatgaaaattttatgagagaagttgaacaactaaaaccatattccaaacctttttggaagctttcgaaggttcttaagaaaccctcgaagcccattccagtcctcaaagatggtgatcacatatttcttacgaatgaacgaaaagctcaaaaacttgcccagcagttcgagagtgttcataattccaAATAAACGCaatgagtcctattgaaaataaagtgtcacaaaagtatgatcagatcaccattCAAGAATTTCTTCGGAAGAGGTACTAGAGGAagaggagatgatgggattatttatatcctcctcaaaagacttcccgaaagctcttttaatttcttggtgagaatttttaacagatgctttgaattagcatattttttccctcaaaatggaaaaatgccaaagtcactccaatttcaCTAATCGTTCAATTAGTTTACTCTCTTATATAAGctaactttttgaaagaatgattcttaatagaatgatgacacatatcaatgaaaatttaattattgcaaatgagcagtttggatttcgccatgggcattcgaaCACTCATCAGTGACTTAGAGTAACCAAAatgattcgtactaataaatctgaaggatattccactggagctgctcttctagacatagaaaaagcattcgacagtgtttggcataaaggcttGATAGCTAGAATGTCCgatttccgttttcctcttcAGGGTACCTATTTTAATAGTAAATCTGAtaaattgcctgttagagctggtgtacctcaaggaagtatcttgggcccagtcttatataatatttttacttcggatcttcctgatttaccaccaggttgtgagaaatctctgttttgtgacgatacaagcatttccgtaaaaggaaaaagccttcgtgtcatatgctgTAGGCCTCAAAAAAGTCTagacatattttcttcatatttgcaggaatgaaagatttctccaaatgcatcaaaaacacaattgattacacagtgcaacaatttttctgccttggcttctatgtatgattttttgatgaagtttgatgcgaaaacaaatttcccggagtttgaacatatttcaacttaagcggcaacaatggcgccattttgaatttttgagaaaccggtaatttttgaggttttttcgacgccattttgttttaagaccaaatgtcaaaattcaagagtttttccacatataagcatctttttaccaatcttttaaaaaaaacagatcttaaatcggacaaaaactgagttcAAAACGGTAATTTTACAAAACCgcttttggcatagttttagtatatagcaaaataatatcgattatttatgagcattaatggtaattcgctaatatcttaaagtggtactcaaattatatcttattttgagtaaaaaagtctcagaaatcgaatggtaggtgtctgatctacgtcaCGCACACGCCAAACGCAAGTTACTATAACTGTCTTCTTTCCTAGCAAACTAtgaacctgaggtacaccaaAGTTTGTTATTGTTTTATGTGTAGCAACTACAAGTTACCATTGATTGCGTTTAGTCCTCTACACACCTCCTCTCACCTGATACAGACCCATTGAAGCGTGAGAAaatcagagtgaactgagtttTAACTTTCTTAGACACACATGTTATTATTCGCACATGGCTAAATGTTCTGATCcagttgcatcgacaaaaaccgccaaaaatataATGTTTCGCTGAAGACAGAGGAAGATAATTTCGGGATGTAAAAGGAACGTAGTGTCATTTATATTCATCATGTCCCAGAGATTTAA encodes:
- the LOC129720325 gene encoding uncharacterized protein LOC129720325, yielding MEVPDPASAVEHFPPAFISRPGPACGLGERNFQIDVCGKYEFVSNPSFVDALCVSSPPTTDLSLLDDKITDSRYHHSTLTRRHLSSTDTSTFNVTPGRIEGCSLPPRRSRAFPASGHQSSRSCVRMRGTEHPKSQISPSTNPKTNNVLDHGHDIHLYYQNVGGMNASVSDYLLACADSPYDIILLNESWLDNRTLSSQIFGPNYEVFRCDRNLKNSRETSGGGVLIAVHRHFSASILEHDDWSTAEQVWATIKLVDRTLFLCAVYVSPDRTRDTDFLRAHMSSLNTIISQTSAVDDVIILGDFNLPGITWQERDNGFMYADFGSLSLSPATNELLDGYSTATLQQCNRITNENGRFLDLCFATVRCQAPEVTLAPSPLVKHVLYHPASLVSVHQKISCAETTATTSVYYDFAHADFDNINVLLSETDWNTVLDTDDVNAAALTFSHIPNYVIDRHVPIKTYSDQQRLPWLNTTLRRLKSERKAALRRFPKYRTLPLRNHYLSINTRYKQLSRSCFRGFLRNVERKLKRNPKSFWKYVNEQRKDGGLPPSMFLDGDTANSVEQICQLFSRKFSSVFVDERLMTDEITSATARVPFLGHALTNISIDVSMVTLAASKLRSSISAGPDGIPSFFLKNCISSLAAPMSNLSNKSISSGVFPSIWKSAYMFPVHKKENRRNVNNYRGISALCSIPKLFELSVFEPTFSFFKQYIADEQHGFMPKRSTATNLLSLTSYVMNSFDDQSQTDVIYTDLSAAFDKLNHEIAVAKLETLGIGGPLLLWFKSYLTDRRLAVNIDGVSSNLFSAHSGIPQGSHLGPLSFLIHLNDVNFWLQGPRLSFADDLKLFAKVKVPSDAAALQEQSSIFAKWCVDNRMQLNVDKS